In one Nicotiana tomentosiformis chromosome 6, ASM39032v3, whole genome shotgun sequence genomic region, the following are encoded:
- the LOC138894599 gene encoding uncharacterized protein yields MAQKHPEFQWSNLNSAENPQRFFNQKQQEQGPPGFQNQNRGQQNFQQYQQQPQRAHQQSLEDLMYKFIKATDEKVNQLATLLSGQIQGTLPSNTEKNPKKHLKAISLRSGNREGKPQEVEKVNDGENKMESKFPKEQKNKGKNVQKNELITNPHSIPHPFPQKINREKLDKQFSKFLDILKQLYINIPFTNALTQMPSYAKFLKEILSSKRKLEEVSVVKLTKKIKLKLGKMKDTGVSLQLADQSTKRPKGIIENILVRVDKFVFPVDFIVLEMEENTEVPLILCRPFLATRRAIIDVHQGQLILRVDEERVIFDIQKMMKFPGDESSSSCFQIDLLDDLVDEYKDNQLISESLERCLARSGTINDDNPIIREEAEILEKESEN; encoded by the exons ATGGCACAAAAACATCCAGAATTTCAATGGAGTAATCTTAATAGTGCTGAAAATCCTCAAAGATTTTTTAATCAGAAGCAGCAGGAACAGGGACCACCTGGTTTTCAAAATCAAAATAGAGGGCAACAAAATTTTCAACAATATCAGCAGCAGCCTCAAAGAGCTCATCAACAAAGCCTTGAAGACCTGATGTACAAATTCATTAAGGCTACTGATGAGAAG GTAAACCAATTAGCAACCCTCTTGTCTGGACAAATTCAAGGTACTCTACCAAGCAATACAgagaaaaacccaaaaaaacaCCTCAAAGCCATCTCTCTACGATCAGGTAATAGAGAAGGAAAGccacaagaagtggaaaaggtaAATGATGGTGAGAATAAAATGGAATCTAAGTTTCCAAAAGAACAAAAGAATAAAGGGAAAAATGTACAAAAAAATGAATTGATAACAAATCCTCACTCTATACCTCACCCTTTTCCCCAAAAGATAAACAGAGAAAAGCTTGACAAACAGTTTTCAAAGTTTCTAGATATTTTGAAGCAACTTTACATTAACATACCTTTCACTAATGCTTTGACACAAATGCCTTCATATGCTAAATTTCTCAAAGAAATTTtgtcaagtaaaagaaaattggaagaagtttcagTGGTTAAGCTTACAAAAAAAAT aaaattaaaaCTTGGTAAAATGAAAGATACTGGTGTGTCTCTTCAATTAGCTGATCAAAGTACTAAGAGACCAAAAGGAATTATTGAAAATATCCTTGTTAGAGTTGACAAATTTGTATTCCCAGTAGATTTTATAGtgcttgaaatggaagaaaatactgAGGTACCATTAATTTTATGTAGACCATTTCTCGCAACAAGGAGAGCAATTATTGATGTTCATCAAGGACAATTAATATTGCGAGTtgatgaggaaagagtgatttttGACATACAGAAAATGATGAAATTTCCTGGGGATGAGTCATCATCATCTTGTTTTCAAATTGACTTACTAGATGATCTTGTAGACGAATACAAAGATAATCAGTTAATTAGTGAATCATTGGAGAGATGTTTGGCTAGGTCAGGTACCATAAATGATGATAACCCAATAATTAGAGAAGAAGCTGAAATACTGGAAAAAGAGTCAGAAAATTAG
- the LOC104117542 gene encoding uncharacterized protein isoform X1: MDTDSTTSSSSSNSNGVIVTAEKRRVRIENPFTLKVGQVFTGFGIGCGIGIGVGRPLNLGAIPMLNQVMTATRGATDAFSGVGRHVNNSLRKVGAKGIEAGIGCGVGFGHGFGVGLAVKRGVVDQIQLFLIQAMTKLMMKSGMSTGLSVGQGILPPSLQAGMRTINEASNQNPLGSVNSLEVKVPHNSSLGLLTDTNTSSLSSHENETSKTNVSSSNTTYSSRTEKVLSNFLQSSLLKDEGSTANELSERLRSENNLLHIVLKHQQVIDELMQENEKLRQILVKDLKVSPSKLHTSYSSGSKFPCTECFECRRKQRRR; this comes from the exons ATGGATACGGACAGTACAACTAGCAGCAGCAGTAGTAATAGCAATGGCGTAATAGTTACTGCAGAAAAAAGAAGGGTGAGAATAGAGAATCCTTTTACTTTGAAGGTGGGGCAAGTATTTACTGGCTTTGGCATtggttgtggtattggaattgGTGTTGGTCGCCCTTTAAATCTAG GTGCAATACCAATGCTAAATCAAGTTATGACTGCCACTAGGGGCGCAACAGATGCATTTTCTGGAGTTGGAAGACATGTTAATAATTCT TTGAGGAAGGTTGGGGCAAAAGGCATTGAAGCAGGCATTGGATGTGGAGTAGGTTTTGGACATGGTTTTGGTGTTG GTCTTGCTGTGAAGCGCGGAGTAGTGGATCAGATTCAGTTGTTTTTAATT CAAGCCATGACTAAATTAATGATGAAGTCTGGAATGTCGACCGGCTTGTCTGTTGGTCAAGGCATCCTTCCACCGTCCTTGCAAGCTGGCATGAGGACGATCAATGAAGCCTCTAATCAGAATCCACTGGGAAGTGTCAATTCACTTGAAGTGAAGGTCCCTCATAATTCTTCTCTGGGCTTGCTTACAGATACAAACACAAGTTCTCTATCTTCTCATGAAAATGAAACTTCAAAAACTAATGTCAGCTCTTCAAATACAACATATAGCAGTCGAACTGAGAAGGTTCTTAGTAATTTTTTGCAGAGTTCACTTTTGAAGGATGAAGGCAGTACAGCAAATGAGCTG TCGGAGCGTTTGAGATCAGAGAACAACCTTCTTCATATT GTGTTGAAACACCAGCAAGTGATTGACGAGCTCATGCAAGAAAATGAAAAGCTTCGCCAGATACTAGTGAAAGACTTGAAAGTCTCGCCCAGTAAACTCCATACCAGCTACTCTAGTGGAAGTAAGTTTCCATGTACTGAATGTTTTGAGTGCCGTAGAAAACAAAGGAGACGATGA
- the LOC104117542 gene encoding uncharacterized protein isoform X2 has protein sequence MKFEDFWKPKEREPKNSSAIPMLNQVMTATRGATDAFSGVGRHVNNSLRKVGAKGIEAGIGCGVGFGHGFGVGLAVKRGVVDQIQLFLIQAMTKLMMKSGMSTGLSVGQGILPPSLQAGMRTINEASNQNPLGSVNSLEVKVPHNSSLGLLTDTNTSSLSSHENETSKTNVSSSNTTYSSRTEKVLSNFLQSSLLKDEGSTANELSERLRSENNLLHIVLKHQQVIDELMQENEKLRQILVKDLKVSPSKLHTSYSSGSKFPCTECFECRRKQRRR, from the exons atgaaatttgaagatttttggaaaCCTAAAGAACGGGAACCCAAGAATTCGA GTGCAATACCAATGCTAAATCAAGTTATGACTGCCACTAGGGGCGCAACAGATGCATTTTCTGGAGTTGGAAGACATGTTAATAATTCT TTGAGGAAGGTTGGGGCAAAAGGCATTGAAGCAGGCATTGGATGTGGAGTAGGTTTTGGACATGGTTTTGGTGTTG GTCTTGCTGTGAAGCGCGGAGTAGTGGATCAGATTCAGTTGTTTTTAATT CAAGCCATGACTAAATTAATGATGAAGTCTGGAATGTCGACCGGCTTGTCTGTTGGTCAAGGCATCCTTCCACCGTCCTTGCAAGCTGGCATGAGGACGATCAATGAAGCCTCTAATCAGAATCCACTGGGAAGTGTCAATTCACTTGAAGTGAAGGTCCCTCATAATTCTTCTCTGGGCTTGCTTACAGATACAAACACAAGTTCTCTATCTTCTCATGAAAATGAAACTTCAAAAACTAATGTCAGCTCTTCAAATACAACATATAGCAGTCGAACTGAGAAGGTTCTTAGTAATTTTTTGCAGAGTTCACTTTTGAAGGATGAAGGCAGTACAGCAAATGAGCTG TCGGAGCGTTTGAGATCAGAGAACAACCTTCTTCATATT GTGTTGAAACACCAGCAAGTGATTGACGAGCTCATGCAAGAAAATGAAAAGCTTCGCCAGATACTAGTGAAAGACTTGAAAGTCTCGCCCAGTAAACTCCATACCAGCTACTCTAGTGGAAGTAAGTTTCCATGTACTGAATGTTTTGAGTGCCGTAGAAAACAAAGGAGACGATGA